From a single Oceanispirochaeta sp. M1 genomic region:
- a CDS encoding J domain-containing protein → MTLTAEEQKAFFILMGITGKGVDLCDEESLKKAFRNKAKKSHPDLAAHMGKDPRIMKLRFQELNDAFNILMERVQKEQTPYTARSADPVRPKPAARPAAKPAARPAARPAARPAAKPAARPAAKPAARPAAKPAARPAAKPAARPAAKPAARPAASSRSSDQTKNKSAKATSAAGTSSAKRGGNPAAAGKKKSEEIFFSGKTPGRNLRFAEFLYYSGYISWTELVQALVWQYRNRPKLGELATESGLLDFAEVLDIIRAKNPYELFGEAAVRLGYLSPSKLENLVREQKKMGCPIGHYFTSSNLMTTDTLHKKLSENRRHNFHFINDGSDS, encoded by the coding sequence ATGACATTGACCGCTGAGGAACAGAAAGCATTTTTCATACTGATGGGTATAACCGGTAAGGGAGTAGATCTATGTGATGAAGAATCTCTGAAAAAAGCATTTCGCAACAAAGCAAAAAAATCTCATCCGGACCTCGCCGCACATATGGGGAAAGATCCCCGTATTATGAAGCTCAGATTTCAGGAACTCAATGATGCATTTAATATCCTGATGGAGAGGGTTCAGAAGGAGCAGACTCCCTATACAGCCCGCAGCGCTGATCCTGTTAGACCAAAACCGGCCGCCAGGCCCGCAGCTAAACCGGCCGCCAGGCCCGCAGCTAGACCCGCCGCCAGGCCCGCAGCTAAACCGGCCGCCAGGCCCGCAGCTAAACCGGCCGCCAGGCCCGCAGCTAAACCGGCCGCCAGGCCCGCAGCTAAACCGGCCGCCAGGCCCGCAGCTAAACCGGCCGCCAGGCCCGCAGCCTCAAGCCGCAGCAGTGATCAGACTAAAAATAAGTCTGCAAAGGCAACGTCAGCTGCAGGAACAAGCTCTGCTAAGAGAGGCGGGAACCCTGCTGCAGCAGGAAAGAAAAAAAGTGAAGAGATCTTCTTCAGTGGAAAAACGCCTGGAAGAAATCTCCGTTTTGCAGAGTTTCTGTATTATTCAGGATATATTTCATGGACAGAACTTGTACAGGCCCTGGTCTGGCAGTATAGAAACAGACCTAAACTGGGAGAACTGGCTACTGAATCGGGATTACTGGATTTTGCAGAAGTTCTGGATATCATCAGAGCTAAGAATCCCTATGAACTTTTTGGAGAAGCCGCTGTACGTCTCGGTTATCTGAGTCCCTCCAAGCTGGAGAATCTTGTGAGAGAGCAGAAGAAGATGGGTTGCCCCATCGGGCATTACTTCACCTCATCCAATCTTATGACTACAGATACACTTCATAAGAAACTCAGTGAAAACCGCCGCCATAATTTTCATTTTATTAATGACGGATCAGACTCATAA
- the folE gene encoding GTP cyclohydrolase I FolE gives MNKEKVSGLIRELLIEIGEDPDREGLLKTPERVAEAYKFLTSGYSMDLKSVINNAVFESEANNMIVCKDIEVYSLCEHHMLPFFGVCHIGYIAKDKVLGVSKLARIVDFYSRRLQIQERLTAEIARTVRDEAGAEGVGVVMECRHMCMMMRGVQKQNSSMLTSSVLGSFHSSIATREEFMSLIRH, from the coding sequence ATGAATAAAGAAAAAGTAAGCGGACTGATAAGAGAGCTCCTTATTGAGATAGGTGAAGATCCCGACAGAGAGGGACTGTTAAAAACTCCCGAACGTGTTGCGGAAGCCTACAAGTTTCTGACTAGCGGATACAGCATGGATCTTAAATCAGTTATCAATAATGCGGTGTTTGAATCTGAAGCCAACAATATGATTGTCTGTAAAGATATTGAGGTCTACAGCCTCTGTGAGCACCATATGCTCCCCTTTTTCGGTGTCTGTCACATTGGTTATATCGCAAAAGATAAAGTCCTTGGAGTCAGTAAACTGGCTCGTATTGTTGATTTCTATAGCCGCAGACTCCAGATCCAGGAGCGTCTCACGGCCGAAATAGCCAGAACAGTGCGGGATGAAGCCGGAGCAGAGGGTGTTGGAGTTGTAATGGAATGCCGTCATATGTGTATGATGATGAGGGGTGTTCAGAAACAGAACTCTTCTATGTTGACCTCATCCGTGCTAGGCAGTTTTCACTCTTCAATCGCAACAAGAGAAGAGTTTATGAGTCTGATCCGTCATTAA